The genomic window ACAGGACATTCGACTCAACCTACACGCCAGCACTCGCCGTGTCCGTCGTTCCGGAGATAAGCTCCGCTCCTTCGTGCTTTCGTCGGATCTGCCGTCGGCTCCGTGGCAATGAGTGTTCTATTACTTACGCAAAACTCAATAATCGCCCATACTCAGACACTGGCCGCCCCAGGAGCCCCCAGGAGCCGATGCCACAGCGGCTTGCCGTCGGGTAGTGTATCAGCATGCGGCGGCCTCGGTGCGGACCGCCCAGACGAAAGGATACGGACAGCATGCCAGCTCGCAGCGGACAGGACTACGTCGAGTCCCTGAAGAAGAGCGCCCCGTGCGTGTATCTCGGCGGGCGGCGGGTGCGCGACGTCACCGCCGAGCCCATCTTCCAGGAGCCGATTCGCGCCATCGCCGAGCAGTACGACATGCAGCGCGACCCGACCTACCGGGACATCATGACCTATCCGTCGCCGAGCACGGGCGAGCCCGTGTCGACGTCGTTCTTGATCCCCCGCACGCGCGAAGATCTCGTGAAGAAGCGCAAGCACTTCAAGCTCCGCGCGGACCACAATTTCGGCTTCATGGGCCGGGCGCCAGACTTCATGAACCAGTTCGTCACGGGCTGGCACCTCATGGCCGACCGATTCGCGCGCGCCGGCACCCGCTTCGGGGAGAACGCCACGCGCTACTACGAGCACGTGCGCGAGCGCGACCTCTTCCTCACGCACATGCTGATCAATCCGCAGATCGACCGGTCCAAGACCTCGGCGCAGCAGGAGGACCCGTACCTCCACCTAGGCCGGGTCCGCGAGACCAGCGAGGGCATCGTCGTGCGCGGAGCGAAGATGCTGGGCACCATGGCGCCCATCACCGAGGAGGTCGCCGTCATTCCCTTCGGGGGCGTGCCGCCGGGCGACGATGCCTATGCCCTGGTCTTCGGCATCCCCACCGCCACGCCGGGCCTCACATTCATCTGTCGCGAGACGGTCGCGCCGCTGCCCCGGTCGCGCTTCGACCATCCGCTGTCGAGCCGCTTCGAGGAGATGGACTGCATCGCCGTGTTCGATGACGTCCTCATCCCGTGGGACCGGGTCATGGTCGACGGCAGCCCCGGCAGCGGCGGGATCATCAATGGCCTGGGCGCGGACTTCGGCGCGCTCCTGAATGTCCAGACCACGGCCCGGATGCTGAGCCAGCTCGAGTTCTTCTGCGGACTCGCCATGAAGGTCGCGGACGCCATCGGCATCACGGGCTTCCTGCACGTCC from Candidatus Rokuibacteriota bacterium includes these protein-coding regions:
- a CDS encoding 4-hydroxyphenylacetate 3-hydroxylase N-terminal domain-containing protein codes for the protein MPARSGQDYVESLKKSAPCVYLGGRRVRDVTAEPIFQEPIRAIAEQYDMQRDPTYRDIMTYPSPSTGEPVSTSFLIPRTREDLVKKRKHFKLRADHNFGFMGRAPDFMNQFVTGWHLMADRFARAGTRFGENATRYYEHVRERDLFLTHMLINPQIDRSKTSAQQEDPYLHLGRVRETSEGIVVRGAKMLGTMAPITEEVAVIPFGGVPPGDDAYALVFGIPTATPGLTFICRETVAPLPRSRFDHPLSSRFEEMDCIAVFDDVLIPWDRVMVDGSPGSGGIINGLGADFGALLNVQTTARMLSQLEFFCGLAMKVADAIGITGFLHVQEKLGEMLSHMEVARAVFYGSEAMAQQLPNGVWVPGGPGLRAFHLQTGKIYSRFVEIVQTLAAGGFFYAPSEADLGSPEIRPYIDRYVRGRAGVPAEERIALFKLAWDATGESFAQRMAQYVRFYSGDPIRLTAGFYTQYDKAPLLEVVERALGRRDGQPIPVSLDNPGAPIPYQPDTRGMAGTYAATSLPVKRDER